The window GCTGCCGACGCCGAGCGCGCGGGATTCCGGCCCTGCAGGCGCTGCAAGCCGGACCAGCCGCCCCGTGCCGCGCAGCAGGCGGCCCAGGTGGCCGAGCTGTGCCGGTTCATCGAAAACGCCGACGAGACGCCGAAGCTCAGCGAACTGGCCGAGCGCGCCGGGCTCAGCACCTTTCACCTGCATCGCATCTTCAAGGAAGTCACGGGGCTCACGCCCAAAGCCTACGCCGCGGCGCATCGCGACCGGCGCGTGCGCGAAGCGCTGGGGCGCGGCGGGAGGGTGACGGACGCCATCTACGACGCCGGCTACAACTCCAACGGCCGCTTCTACGAGCGCTCCACTGAGGTGCTGGGAATGACGCCAACGCGCTTTCGCGACGGGGGCGCCAACACCGACATCCGCTTCGCCATCGGCCAGTGCACACTGGGCGCGATCCTGGTGGCGCAGAGCGCGCTTGGCGTCTGCGCCATCGCACTGGGCGACGATCCCGATGCGTTGGCGCGCGAGCTGCAAGACCGTTTCCCGCAGGCCCGGCTGATCGGCGGCGACCCGGGCTTCGAGCAACTGGTCGCGCGCGTGGTGGGCTTCGTCGAGGCGCCAGCCGTAGGGCTGGATCTGCCGCTGGACGTGCGTGGCACGGCCTTCCAGCAGCGAGTGTGGCAGGCGCTGCGCGAGATCCCGCCGGGCAGCACGAGGAGCTATGCACAAATTGCAGAGCGCATCGGCAGCCCGAAATCGGTGCGCGCGGTGGCGCAGGCCTGCGGCGCGAATGCGCTGGCGGTGGCGATCCCCTGCCATCGCGTGGTGCGCCGCAATGGCGCGCTTTCAGGCTATCGCTGGGGCGTGGAGCGCAAGAGCGCGCTGCTGAAGCGGGAGGCCGAGGCGGCATGATCGACTGGGAGCGCGTGGCGCTGGACCTCGATGCCGAGGGCAGCGCGCTGATCGAAGGCCTGCTGTCGCGCGAGGCGTGCGAGTCGCTCGCGGCCCTGTATCCGCTCGATTCGCTGTTCCGCAGCCGCGTGCTGATGGAACGCCACGGCTTCGGGCGCGGCGAGTACAAATACTTCGGCTATCCGCTGCCTGAGCAGCTGGCGACCCTGCGTGAAGCGATGTACCCGCAGCTCGCGCCGATCGCCAACCGCTGGAACCAGGCCATGGGCATCGAGGTGCGCTTTCCGCCGCAGCACGCGGAGTTCATCGCGCGCTGCCACGCGGCGGGACAGATGCGCCCGACGCCGCTGCTGCTGCAATACGGCGAGGGCGACTACAACTGTCTGCACCAGGACCTCTACGGCGAGCATGTGTTCCCGCTGCAGCTGGTGATCCTGCTGTCGGAGCCCGGCCGCGATTTCACCGGCGGCGAATTCGTCATGACCGAGCAGCGCCCGCGCATGCAGTCGCGGCCCATGGTGCTGCCGCTGCGGCAGGGCGACGCGGCGGTGATCGCAGTGCACCACCGGCCGGTGCAGGGCACGCGCGGCGTCTATCGCGTCAACCTGCGGCATGGCGTGAGCCGGGTGCGCTCGGGGCATCGGCACACGGCCGGCATCATCTTTCACGATGCAGCCTGACACCATGACGCCCGATCTCTTCGGCGACCTCGACGCGCCTCCGCTGCCCGCGACGCAGCCACTTGCGCCCGGCGCGGTGCTGCTGCGCGGCTTCGCGCGACCGGACGAAAG is drawn from Variovorax sp. PBS-H4 and contains these coding sequences:
- the ada gene encoding bifunctional DNA-binding transcriptional regulator/O6-methylguanine-DNA methyltransferase Ada, which produces MMSNPNELRALQIASDPRWAAVLARDAAADGQFFYSVRSTGVYCRPSCGARQPRPENVAFHATAADAERAGFRPCRRCKPDQPPRAAQQAAQVAELCRFIENADETPKLSELAERAGLSTFHLHRIFKEVTGLTPKAYAAAHRDRRVREALGRGGRVTDAIYDAGYNSNGRFYERSTEVLGMTPTRFRDGGANTDIRFAIGQCTLGAILVAQSALGVCAIALGDDPDALARELQDRFPQARLIGGDPGFEQLVARVVGFVEAPAVGLDLPLDVRGTAFQQRVWQALREIPPGSTRSYAQIAERIGSPKSVRAVAQACGANALAVAIPCHRVVRRNGALSGYRWGVERKSALLKREAEAA
- a CDS encoding 2OG-Fe(II) oxygenase, with product MIDWERVALDLDAEGSALIEGLLSREACESLAALYPLDSLFRSRVLMERHGFGRGEYKYFGYPLPEQLATLREAMYPQLAPIANRWNQAMGIEVRFPPQHAEFIARCHAAGQMRPTPLLLQYGEGDYNCLHQDLYGEHVFPLQLVILLSEPGRDFTGGEFVMTEQRPRMQSRPMVLPLRQGDAAVIAVHHRPVQGTRGVYRVNLRHGVSRVRSGHRHTAGIIFHDAA